From the Candidatus Krumholzibacteriota bacterium genome, one window contains:
- a CDS encoding prolyl oligopeptidase family serine peptidase gives MSHAGISSISSYWGEGYWGYAYNAVSAAESFPWNNPEIYIDQSPLFSADKVTTPLLLLHGESDTNVPTGESEQMYTALKLLGKEVEYIRFAGQNHFILDYQKRIKWSDAILAWFDKWLKEEPQWWNNMYPPIGGKDKKPAKCETEPAKLGLKVVKDREWGTFLTGEITIEDIRKNIPEWDIEYYEYEPDMHLVSELAEALKEDINITCILGTWCPDSRQLVPRLWKVLELAGYPLSKIKMLAVTSFGAEKTNNITEEMLSWSDSVRKSYSIKAVATVILMEKDKEIGRIVETVQESIERDLLGILKD, from the coding sequence ATATCACACGCCGGTATCAGTTCGATATCCAGCTATTGGGGTGAAGGATACTGGGGATACGCCTATAACGCGGTATCCGCCGCTGAGAGTTTTCCCTGGAACAATCCGGAGATCTATATCGACCAGAGTCCTCTCTTTTCCGCTGATAAGGTAACTACTCCGCTGTTGCTCCTTCACGGAGAAAGCGACACGAATGTCCCAACCGGGGAAAGTGAACAGATGTACACTGCCCTGAAACTTTTAGGCAAAGAAGTGGAATATATACGCTTCGCGGGACAAAACCACTTTATCCTGGATTATCAGAAGAGAATCAAGTGGTCGGACGCGATCCTGGCCTGGTTTGACAAATGGCTTAAAGAGGAGCCTCAGTGGTGGAACAATATGTACCCTCCTATCGGGGGAAAGGACAAGAAGCCAGCAAAGTGTGAAACAGAACCCGCAAAACTCGGACTGAAAGTAGTGAAAGACAGAGAGTGGGGCACATTTCTGACTGGAGAAATTACCATAGAGGATATTCGCAAGAATATTCCCGAATGGGATATTGAATATTACGAATATGAACCCGACATGCATCTGGTATCTGAACTCGCGGAAGCCCTCAAGGAGGATATCAATATCACATGTATTCTGGGTACCTGGTGCCCTGATTCAAGGCAATTGGTTCCCAGACTCTGGAAAGTGCTGGAATTAGCCGGCTATCCCCTGTCAAAGATCAAGATGCTGGCCGTTACAAGCTTCGGGGCTGAAAAAACCAATAACATTACTGAAGAAATGCTGAGCTGGTCAGACTCGGTGAGAAAATCCTACAGCATCAAAGCTGTAGCCACCGTAATCCTTATGGAAAAAGATAAAGAAATCGGCAGAATCGTCGAAACGGTTCAAGAATCCATTGAAAGAGATTTGTTAGGTATTCTAAAGGATTGA
- a CDS encoding secondary thiamine-phosphate synthase enzyme YjbQ — protein MIKEIRVRTNRRNELRDITAQISAVINESEIDEGLCHIFVPHTTAAVTINEKADPDVAVDISGSLSRIVPAGWDYKHAEGNSDSHIKSSCVGASEFIIIKDSKPLLGTWQAVFFCEFDGPRARRCVIRVSK, from the coding sequence ATGATCAAAGAAATTAGAGTAAGAACTAACAGGCGGAACGAGCTGAGGGATATTACGGCTCAGATCAGCGCCGTAATAAATGAAAGTGAAATAGACGAGGGACTATGCCACATCTTCGTTCCTCACACAACTGCCGCTGTTACTATAAATGAAAAAGCGGATCCTGATGTGGCGGTGGATATTTCAGGCTCGCTCTCCAGGATTGTTCCAGCCGGATGGGATTACAAGCACGCGGAGGGAAATTCCGATTCACACATAAAATCTTCCTGCGTCGGGGCCTCTGAATTTATAATTATCAAGGATTCCAAGCCGTTATTGGGTACGTGGCAGGCAGTATTTTTCTGTGAATTTGACGGACCCAGGGCCAGAAGATGCGTAATACGTGTTTCAAAATAA
- a CDS encoding DegT/DnrJ/EryC1/StrS family aminotransferase translates to MEVKLLDLTLQYEKIRGEILEAVEAVFSSQQFILGSTVERFEKKTAEYCGADFAVGTASGTDSILLALMALGIGPGDEVIATPYSFFSTVSSIVRVGATPVFADIDPRTYNIDPQEVAGAFTERTKAVIAVHLFGQAAEMNKLKEIASGGKASVIEDACQSIGALYHGKRCGTIGDIGCFSFFPSKNLGGAGDGGMVITDNGDIAEKIRALRVHGEEKKYSHKYVGINSRLDAIQAAVLEVKLKYLEGWNAARRSNASKYDKEFSGLRGIRPPFVEEYNESTFNQYVIRTPKRDQMRRFLKKKGIGTAVYYPIPLNLQECFHFPGWGEGVLPESERAAEETLALPIYPELSDKKQDYVIEAVKEFLEENSVDEFV, encoded by the coding sequence ATGGAAGTAAAATTACTGGACCTTACTTTGCAGTATGAAAAGATCAGGGGCGAGATCCTCGAGGCAGTTGAGGCGGTTTTCAGCAGCCAGCAGTTTATACTCGGATCTACAGTGGAGAGGTTCGAAAAGAAGACGGCAGAGTATTGCGGCGCTGATTTCGCCGTGGGAACAGCTTCGGGGACTGATTCGATACTTCTCGCTCTTATGGCGCTTGGTATTGGCCCCGGCGATGAGGTTATTGCTACTCCATACAGTTTTTTTTCCACCGTAAGTTCCATAGTAAGAGTTGGGGCGACTCCCGTATTCGCTGATATCGATCCCCGGACATATAACATCGATCCGCAAGAAGTTGCCGGGGCTTTTACGGAAAGAACCAAAGCTGTTATCGCAGTTCACCTGTTCGGTCAGGCCGCGGAGATGAACAAGCTGAAGGAAATTGCTTCAGGGGGGAAAGCCTCCGTGATCGAGGACGCGTGTCAATCGATCGGAGCGCTTTATCACGGGAAGAGATGCGGCACGATTGGTGATATAGGTTGTTTTTCCTTCTTTCCCTCTAAGAATCTGGGTGGAGCAGGTGACGGCGGTATGGTTATAACAGATAACGGGGATATCGCCGAGAAAATAAGGGCGCTGAGGGTTCATGGAGAAGAAAAGAAGTACAGTCACAAATATGTCGGGATAAACAGCAGGCTGGACGCTATTCAAGCCGCGGTGCTGGAAGTTAAACTGAAATACCTTGAAGGGTGGAACGCGGCCAGAAGGAGTAACGCCTCTAAATACGACAAAGAGTTTTCCGGTTTAAGGGGGATAAGGCCCCCATTTGTCGAAGAGTATAACGAAAGCACATTTAATCAGTATGTCATCCGAACGCCAAAAAGGGATCAAATGCGCAGGTTCCTCAAGAAAAAGGGTATAGGTACTGCTGTTTACTATCCTATTCCCCTTAATCTGCAGGAATGTTTTCATTTTCCGGGGTGGGGTGAGGGAGTATTGCCTGAATCTGAAAGAGCTGCCGAGGAAACATTAGCCCTTCCAATTTATCCCGAGCTGAGTGATAAGAAGCAGGACTACGTTATCGAAGCGGTCAAAGAGTTTCTTGAAGAAAACTCTGTGGATGAATTCGTTTAA
- a CDS encoding response regulator transcription factor, producing MLNNLKVLLVENHTILRQGLKRLLEDEEIDVVGEAEDGRTGIELTDELNPDLVVMDISLPKLGGIEATRQITKYHPDIKVLMLTIHSDESYVYKALEAGAKGYILKETASDVLIEAIEKVMHGNIFLSPSLPGDLLDNYNKMVKSGKKIDEFRRLTNREMEILQLIAEGYTSKEIAENLYISVKTVENHRANIKTRIDIHDTAGLVRYAIKIGLIESDIQKK from the coding sequence ATGCTCAACAACCTAAAGGTTCTGCTGGTTGAGAATCATACGATTCTAAGGCAGGGTTTAAAAAGACTGCTCGAGGACGAAGAAATTGATGTAGTCGGAGAAGCCGAGGATGGAAGAACCGGAATTGAGCTAACCGATGAATTAAATCCAGATCTGGTTGTAATGGATATAAGTTTGCCCAAACTCGGAGGAATAGAAGCTACTCGGCAAATCACAAAATATCATCCTGACATTAAAGTTTTGATGCTGACTATCCATTCTGATGAAAGTTATGTCTATAAAGCCCTCGAGGCTGGAGCAAAAGGATATATTCTGAAAGAAACCGCGTCGGATGTCCTGATTGAAGCGATAGAAAAGGTTATGCACGGCAATATATTTCTATCCCCGTCGCTTCCCGGGGATCTGCTGGATAATTATAATAAAATGGTCAAGTCCGGTAAGAAAATAGATGAATTCAGAAGGCTGACAAACAGGGAGATGGAAATACTTCAATTGATAGCTGAAGGATATACAAGCAAAGAAATCGCAGAAAATCTATATATAAGTGTCAAAACAGTCGAAAATCACAGGGCAAATATAAAAACCAGAATAGATATTCATGATACTGCGGGACTTGTCAGATACGCGATAAAAATAGGTCTGATAGAATCCGATATTCAAAAAAAATAG
- a CDS encoding DUF255 domain-containing protein, whose amino-acid sequence MRKISRVVLTGIILFAFSGCGGSGDDGPSAKWHSVEEGLSLAENEDKTVVIDFYTSWCKWCDVMEERTFSEQKVVKYLEKNFICVRVNAEDKENTFIYRGDEYSPRSLAGKFGVKGYPSLAYLESDGELIQVVPGFIPPATYIKVLKYFREGHYKKDVSLKDFLEA is encoded by the coding sequence ATGAGAAAAATCAGTAGAGTCGTACTTACCGGTATTATTCTTTTTGCCTTCTCCGGATGCGGTGGAAGCGGGGATGACGGGCCCTCCGCCAAGTGGCATTCGGTTGAAGAAGGGTTAAGTCTCGCGGAAAATGAAGATAAGACTGTTGTAATAGATTTCTATACTTCCTGGTGCAAATGGTGTGATGTAATGGAAGAGCGCACATTTTCTGAGCAGAAAGTCGTGAAATACTTAGAAAAAAACTTTATCTGTGTCAGAGTTAACGCTGAGGACAAAGAAAATACATTTATTTACAGGGGAGATGAGTATTCCCCCCGCTCACTTGCTGGAAAATTCGGTGTCAAGGGCTACCCTTCTCTGGCATATTTAGAGAGTGACGGGGAACTGATTCAGGTTGTACCGGGGTTTATTCCTCCGGCGACTTATATTAAAGTATTAAAGTATTTCAGAGAAGGACATTATAAAAAGGACGTTTCGCTCAAGGACTTTTTAGAGGCCTGA
- a CDS encoding glycoside hydrolase family 3 N-terminal domain-containing protein, translating into MFRCEDDYRDFFQLLSVGIEGPRISGAEKKALRQYPPSGIILFERNVENAGQLRELVLELRDIIIESSGFAPLIMADHEGGRISVLASALGVPPSQMAVAEAKSVKKRRDVYRETSRLVKSCGVNVILSPLADINSNHLNPVIGTRAFGSDCGEVSELVSLAVETYRKEGLLTCLKHFPGHGSTSEDSHLTLPVAPITLDEFKEREVLPFISGIKAGADMIMTAHIKPRDRVLPASMDPAAVRYLLREELSFEGVIITDALEMSGASLLPAGEDNRGDLRSLAGRALTAGNDILLFSRPVCEIVDEMENAFAGYSLEDTFAGGCFRKIHSEAAPRIIKLRKRFIDFAPKMRPSLSETDPLDTAVEMEKSHAPDYRSSAYLAIAEDSVRVMRDPDSLLPLRPDYFNACTFFGGRSDFSGSAVKLFILNLVEGALESSSKSNPPRDNALRGVRKAVERLNRLPLEDDLLQVDIPPLPEGEKGSFFELSYNAAGKRNSKVLFLLCRKPVSEDTIRAISSESDVVVVSDWPYAADLLSGDKTVIVTRGIFPAASTIVNRILYEGGDSESH; encoded by the coding sequence ATGTTTCGTTGTGAGGATGATTACAGGGATTTTTTCCAGCTATTATCAGTGGGAATTGAGGGGCCGCGGATTTCCGGCGCGGAAAAAAAGGCGCTCAGGCAATATCCCCCTTCGGGAATAATCCTTTTTGAGAGGAATGTGGAGAATGCCGGGCAACTCCGCGAGCTTGTTCTGGAATTGAGGGATATAATTATTGAATCTTCAGGTTTTGCTCCTTTGATAATGGCAGACCATGAAGGAGGACGGATATCGGTACTTGCCTCCGCCCTTGGAGTTCCACCCTCACAGATGGCTGTTGCAGAGGCAAAAAGCGTAAAAAAGAGAAGAGATGTTTACAGGGAAACATCCCGGTTGGTGAAATCATGCGGGGTTAACGTTATTCTTTCTCCGCTGGCTGATATCAATTCAAATCATCTAAACCCGGTTATAGGTACAAGAGCTTTCGGGAGCGATTGCGGGGAAGTCTCAGAACTTGTCTCTCTAGCCGTAGAAACCTACAGAAAAGAAGGTCTTCTGACATGTCTTAAACATTTCCCGGGACACGGCTCAACCTCTGAAGATTCTCATCTTACGCTTCCTGTTGCCCCTATTACGCTGGATGAATTTAAGGAGAGAGAAGTCCTGCCGTTTATATCCGGTATTAAAGCCGGCGCGGATATGATTATGACGGCTCATATTAAACCGCGGGACCGCGTTCTGCCCGCTTCGATGGATCCGGCAGCCGTAAGATATCTGCTCAGGGAGGAGCTTTCCTTCGAAGGGGTGATCATTACAGACGCTCTCGAGATGAGCGGGGCTTCGCTGTTGCCGGCCGGCGAGGATAACCGCGGAGATTTAAGGAGTTTGGCTGGGCGGGCTTTGACTGCCGGAAATGATATCCTCCTTTTTTCAAGGCCAGTTTGTGAAATTGTTGATGAGATGGAGAATGCGTTTGCCGGATATTCTCTTGAAGATACCTTTGCGGGCGGTTGTTTTAGAAAAATACATTCTGAGGCCGCGCCAAGGATCATAAAACTGAGAAAAAGATTTATTGATTTTGCTCCGAAGATGCGGCCGTCTCTCTCTGAAACAGATCCTTTAGATACTGCTGTTGAAATGGAAAAGAGCCACGCGCCGGATTACAGGTCTTCAGCGTACCTTGCTATTGCTGAAGATTCTGTGCGTGTAATGCGTGATCCGGACTCTCTTCTGCCCCTAAGACCGGATTATTTTAACGCCTGCACTTTCTTCGGCGGAAGAAGTGATTTTTCAGGGTCAGCCGTAAAATTATTTATTTTAAATCTTGTGGAAGGCGCCCTGGAGTCATCTTCCAAGAGTAATCCCCCGCGGGATAACGCGCTTCGCGGAGTTAGAAAAGCTGTTGAGCGGTTAAACAGGCTGCCTTTAGAAGATGACCTCTTACAAGTTGATATTCCACCTTTACCTGAGGGTGAAAAGGGGTCTTTCTTCGAGCTTAGCTATAACGCCGCGGGGAAGAGAAATAGTAAAGTTCTCTTCTTACTTTGCAGGAAACCAGTTTCTGAAGATACCATCAGGGCGATTAGTTCAGAATCAGATGTTGTGGTTGTTTCCGACTGGCCATACGCGGCTGACCTTTTATCCGGTGATAAAACCGTTATTGTCACACGCGGCATTTTCCCCGCCGCTTCAACAATTGTTAACAGAATCTTATACGAAGGCGGGGATTCTGAATCTCATTAG
- a CDS encoding MFS transporter: MIAMEIEERTWLRWVILGVISIILFGSYYVYDVFSPINDFIQNSMGIDNSTYGLLATFYSLPNLLFLVVLAGVILDRAGIRKAGIIFGLLCVIGSLITTLAAGRSFTWMLIGRMVFGFGSEAVILVVNKVIAKWFKGKELGFAFGMNIVICRLGTVAALNSSAQIMNRFGSWRWSVWAGTIVMFLSFLAFLVYIYLERINEERLAKVVEEEEKFKVSEVLKFGPSFWYISILCVTFYSAMFPFLIHAPRLLQLQFGMSAAKSGFYTSLATWATIFCTPLFGLLVDKKGWRVLIMIIGSLLLFPAHLMLGLTRVHPAVPFLLMGVSFSLVPAALWPAVPIIIRERYLGTAYGLIGWVQNIGLTVFPWVGGLLVDKAGGSDYTYMQIMFASLGFVGLLFSFLLKASDRKNNLGLELPSREAQTEKN; encoded by the coding sequence ATGATCGCTATGGAGATAGAAGAAAGAACTTGGCTGCGGTGGGTAATACTTGGCGTAATAAGTATTATTCTTTTTGGTTCATACTACGTTTATGATGTTTTCAGTCCCATAAACGACTTCATTCAGAATTCGATGGGAATAGATAATTCGACTTACGGGTTACTGGCGACATTTTATTCCCTTCCAAACCTGCTTTTTCTCGTTGTTCTGGCAGGTGTTATACTTGATAGAGCCGGAATCAGGAAAGCCGGAATTATCTTTGGACTCCTCTGTGTTATTGGTTCTTTAATTACAACCCTTGCTGCCGGAAGGTCTTTTACATGGATGCTGATAGGAAGAATGGTGTTCGGGTTTGGTTCCGAAGCTGTGATTCTGGTTGTAAACAAGGTAATAGCTAAATGGTTTAAGGGCAAGGAACTCGGATTTGCTTTCGGTATGAATATAGTCATCTGCCGTCTCGGTACGGTAGCCGCCCTGAACAGTTCGGCTCAAATCATGAACCGTTTCGGCTCTTGGCGATGGTCTGTCTGGGCCGGGACAATAGTGATGTTTCTCTCTTTTCTCGCCTTTCTTGTCTATATATATCTCGAGCGGATAAATGAAGAAAGATTGGCAAAAGTGGTTGAAGAGGAAGAGAAGTTCAAAGTCAGTGAAGTATTGAAGTTCGGGCCCTCTTTCTGGTATATATCCATTCTTTGCGTGACATTTTATTCGGCCATGTTTCCATTTCTTATTCACGCGCCAAGGCTGCTTCAGCTCCAATTTGGAATGAGCGCGGCAAAAAGCGGATTCTACACTTCACTGGCGACATGGGCTACCATTTTCTGTACGCCGCTTTTTGGACTGCTTGTGGATAAAAAGGGGTGGAGGGTCTTGATCATGATTATTGGTTCTCTGCTTCTTTTTCCCGCTCACCTGATGCTGGGGTTGACGCGTGTACATCCTGCTGTTCCGTTCCTTCTTATGGGTGTGTCTTTCTCTCTGGTTCCGGCGGCTTTATGGCCGGCAGTTCCGATTATTATACGTGAAAGGTATCTGGGTACGGCATACGGTCTTATAGGATGGGTGCAGAATATCGGACTTACTGTATTTCCATGGGTTGGGGGTTTATTAGTTGATAAAGCCGGTGGAAGTGATTATACGTATATGCAGATAATGTTTGCTTCTCTCGGGTTTGTGGGACTTTTGTTTTCGTTCCTTCTCAAGGCGTCGGACAGAAAGAATAATCTCGGGCTTGAACTACCGAGCAGAGAAGCTCAGACTGAGAAAAATTGA
- a CDS encoding SpoIID/LytB domain-containing protein: protein MNRFLKGSCLFVIISALLFESCARDQIRYRPQEGVEPVVSGAPLVRVLIISNTDKARINSKGLFFSAVSGAGGVIKKFEGGGEYAFRGGRGYIRLIRNGAVVFSAEKFIVSSRGGKILVNGNPYRGSLRIDSRGDKEFSVINIIGVDNYLKGVLPAEIGYLGEEAYEAYRAQAVVSRSYALSKLNKTKEKDHDLKATIMDQVYRGMAGETSRANRAVEETTGLAAVWNGKPIKAYYSSCCGGHTADIRFAWPWKEDFPYLYGVRDGRSNESEISFCRQSSHFRWRVSWREDKLERILSRTLEKEVDRRIIPFRKIVDLKAGGFAPDGRLKYLDIITDKDRYRIYGDRIRWVLRPASPEGAILKSTLFKLSVRKERGRVVLVEILGGGNGHGVGMCQTGAIKMAKLGYNAGEIISHYYPRVEVEKIY from the coding sequence ATGAACAGATTCTTAAAGGGTAGTTGCCTGTTTGTCATTATTTCGGCTTTACTTTTTGAGTCATGCGCCAGAGATCAGATCAGATACAGACCCCAAGAGGGAGTTGAACCGGTTGTTTCCGGCGCTCCGCTTGTGAGAGTTCTCATAATCAGTAACACGGATAAGGCCAGGATTAACTCGAAAGGATTGTTCTTCTCGGCGGTCAGTGGGGCTGGTGGAGTAATAAAAAAATTCGAAGGAGGAGGGGAATACGCCTTTAGAGGCGGCAGGGGGTATATCCGGTTGATAAGGAATGGCGCTGTTGTATTTTCCGCGGAAAAATTCATTGTCAGTTCCCGGGGAGGGAAAATCCTTGTTAACGGAAATCCTTACAGGGGAAGTTTGCGGATAGACAGCCGGGGAGACAAAGAATTTTCAGTAATAAATATTATAGGAGTTGATAATTATCTGAAAGGTGTCTTGCCGGCAGAAATAGGTTATCTCGGCGAAGAAGCTTATGAGGCCTATAGAGCGCAAGCTGTAGTATCGCGGTCTTACGCTCTAAGTAAGCTGAATAAAACGAAAGAGAAAGATCACGATCTGAAAGCAACTATTATGGATCAGGTTTACAGGGGTATGGCGGGTGAAACCTCCAGGGCAAATAGAGCCGTCGAGGAGACTACCGGTTTAGCGGCTGTATGGAATGGTAAACCGATCAAGGCCTATTATTCTTCCTGTTGCGGAGGACACACGGCGGATATCAGATTCGCGTGGCCGTGGAAAGAAGATTTTCCATACCTTTACGGAGTGAGAGACGGGCGTTCGAATGAAAGTGAAATATCTTTCTGCCGGCAATCTTCCCATTTCCGCTGGAGGGTAAGCTGGCGGGAAGATAAATTAGAGAGGATACTCAGCCGTACCCTTGAGAAAGAGGTGGACAGGAGAATAATTCCCTTCAGAAAAATAGTTGATCTTAAGGCTGGAGGTTTTGCTCCCGACGGCAGATTAAAATATCTTGATATTATAACTGACAAGGACAGATACCGTATTTACGGTGACCGTATCCGCTGGGTTCTAAGGCCTGCATCCCCAGAAGGCGCCATCTTAAAAAGCACGTTGTTTAAATTAAGTGTCAGGAAGGAAAGGGGAAGGGTTGTTCTGGTAGAGATACTCGGCGGTGGAAATGGGCACGGAGTAGGGATGTGTCAAACGGGCGCGATAAAAATGGCGAAACTCGGTTACAACGCCGGGGAGATCATTTCACATTATTATCCACGCGTTGAAGTAGAAAAGATTTATTAA
- a CDS encoding methyltransferase domain-containing protein, whose protein sequence is MEGVTTVKKIIQGGLGLAFHKGKTVFLPYTAPGDKLEFSVSKKKGSVLFGHIERIISPSKLRRDSECPNFGECGGCDFLHLDYENEIEIKKEMVLETFERIGKVKADISTITPSPSRFGYRNHCIFRTDESGRPGFTMAETDNVIPFPEKGCLLLPEVMREAIARLSPDLLKPESEARVRMDKFGAIHFWGLEGAFSPPDIVMEAGGYLFPVSPGAFFQVNTFLNDKLIELVLSLPGEETRRVTDLYCGAGFFTFPLAEKSTKVVGIEGDKEAHKNALSAVKLNGIQNVTFKNGRVEDKLRKTAGADLILSDPPRSGMTTKVIKEIIRQKPKELIIVSCDPPTLARDTSRLIQAGYAAAEIHLIDLFPGTSHIETVACFRKSS, encoded by the coding sequence GTGGAAGGCGTTACAACAGTTAAGAAAATAATACAGGGTGGTCTAGGGCTAGCTTTCCACAAAGGGAAAACAGTATTCCTCCCGTACACGGCTCCCGGAGACAAGCTAGAGTTTTCAGTGTCTAAGAAAAAGGGGAGCGTCCTTTTTGGACATATTGAAAGAATAATCTCCCCTTCTAAGCTGAGAAGGGATTCCGAATGCCCTAACTTTGGAGAATGCGGCGGATGCGATTTTCTGCACCTCGATTACGAGAATGAGATCGAAATCAAGAAAGAGATGGTCCTCGAAACGTTCGAAAGAATAGGAAAGGTCAAAGCGGATATCAGCACCATAACTCCTTCCCCGTCACGTTTCGGATACAGAAATCATTGTATCTTCCGCACTGACGAATCAGGAAGACCGGGTTTCACCATGGCGGAAACGGACAATGTTATCCCTTTTCCGGAAAAGGGATGCCTCCTTTTACCTGAAGTAATGAGAGAAGCCATAGCCCGGCTCAGTCCTGATTTACTGAAACCAGAGAGTGAAGCGCGGGTTCGTATGGATAAATTCGGAGCAATACACTTCTGGGGCCTTGAGGGCGCTTTCAGCCCGCCTGACATAGTAATGGAAGCGGGAGGCTATTTATTCCCGGTCTCACCGGGAGCTTTTTTCCAGGTAAACACCTTCCTGAACGATAAACTCATTGAGTTAGTTCTATCTCTGCCGGGAGAGGAAACTCGCAGGGTTACCGACCTGTATTGCGGGGCGGGCTTTTTTACTTTCCCTCTCGCGGAGAAATCAACTAAAGTAGTTGGAATAGAGGGAGATAAAGAGGCCCATAAAAACGCCCTTTCCGCGGTAAAATTGAACGGCATTCAGAATGTTACTTTCAAGAATGGAAGAGTGGAAGACAAACTCAGAAAAACCGCCGGCGCGGATCTGATCCTCTCGGACCCTCCAAGGTCAGGGATGACAACAAAAGTCATCAAGGAAATAATAAGGCAGAAACCGAAGGAACTGATAATAGTATCCTGCGACCCCCCTACTCTGGCCAGAGATACCTCACGGCTGATTCAAGCGGGCTATGCTGCCGCCGAAATACACCTCATTGACCTGTTCCCCGGAACATCTCACATCGAAACAGTCGCCTGTTTCAGAAAGAGTAGTTAA
- a CDS encoding ATP-dependent 6-phosphofructokinase: protein MRIGVLTGGGDAPGLNPAIAGVVERGSKYGYEIVGLKRGWEALVVEDTSKYVVKLGPEIVRSYSRIGGSKLQCSRTNPVSEKRDRTQQVKKNIKKLGLDVIIAMGGDDTLGAGSVLNDRGVPVVGIPKTIDRDLAGTEYSLGYDTALNVICNSAEQISHSARSHQTIFFLEVMGRHAGWLALRGGEAAFADAILIPEYSFEVSKLISVIGEKLEKSRKMGPDHMYKLIVVAEGTHIEGEEEVRKDAKVDEFGHYSLGGVGNYLKGLLEHNFDHTRYMALAYLQRGASPSQKDRQIGRRFGNNAVEMVKNGDMGYMVALQKSRLVKVPIEEIKKSPRLIDVDKYYDKDNLNVKIEWTSPGKKETL, encoded by the coding sequence ATGAGAATTGGAGTATTGACAGGTGGGGGAGATGCCCCCGGATTAAATCCAGCTATAGCCGGTGTTGTAGAGAGGGGATCAAAATATGGCTATGAAATAGTCGGGTTGAAGAGAGGTTGGGAAGCCCTTGTGGTTGAGGATACGAGCAAGTACGTGGTGAAACTGGGACCTGAAATCGTCCGTTCATACAGCCGGATTGGGGGAAGTAAACTTCAGTGCAGTAGAACAAATCCAGTGTCTGAAAAGAGAGACAGGACGCAGCAGGTAAAGAAAAACATAAAGAAACTGGGTCTCGATGTGATCATAGCAATGGGCGGAGATGACACTCTCGGAGCCGGCTCTGTTTTGAATGACAGAGGGGTTCCGGTAGTCGGAATCCCGAAGACAATAGACCGCGACCTTGCCGGAACCGAGTATTCTCTCGGTTATGACACAGCCCTTAATGTTATTTGTAATTCCGCTGAACAGATATCTCATTCCGCCAGATCTCACCAGACGATCTTCTTTCTTGAAGTTATGGGACGGCACGCGGGATGGCTGGCACTCAGAGGGGGAGAAGCGGCGTTTGCCGATGCTATTCTGATACCGGAATATTCTTTCGAAGTATCTAAGCTTATTTCAGTTATTGGAGAGAAACTTGAAAAAAGCAGAAAGATGGGCCCCGATCATATGTACAAACTGATAGTTGTGGCTGAGGGAACCCATATTGAGGGTGAAGAGGAGGTCAGGAAAGACGCCAAAGTGGATGAATTTGGTCATTACAGCCTCGGAGGAGTGGGGAATTATCTTAAAGGTCTTCTGGAACACAACTTTGATCATACGAGATATATGGCTCTCGCGTACTTGCAGCGCGGCGCTTCACCTTCCCAGAAAGACAGGCAGATTGGAAGGCGGTTCGGCAATAACGCGGTAGAGATGGTTAAAAACGGCGATATGGGGTACATGGTAGCTCTCCAGAAATCCCGTCTTGTAAAGGTTCCTATAGAAGAGATTAAAAAATCTCCCAGACTTATCGATGTCGATAAATATTATGATAAGGACAATCTTAATGTAAAGATCGAGTGGACTAGTCCGGGCAAGAAAGAAACTCTTTAA
- a CDS encoding RNA-binding protein — MSKNIYVGNLPFSTGNEDLNELFAEFGEVTSAKVIRDKFTDRSRGFGFVEMENDEEAEKAIAELNGKEIDGRALKVDEAKPRRNSGR, encoded by the coding sequence ATGTCAAAGAATATTTATGTGGGCAACCTTCCGTTTTCAACTGGTAATGAAGACCTTAACGAACTTTTCGCTGAATTTGGAGAAGTAACTTCGGCCAAAGTTATCAGGGATAAGTTTACCGACCGTTCTAGGGGATTCGGATTCGTAGAAATGGAAAATGATGAAGAAGCAGAGAAGGCAATAGCTGAATTGAACGGCAAAGAAATTGATGGAAGAGCACTAAAAGTAGATGAAGCAAAACCCCGCAGAAACAGCGGTAGATAA